One part of the Magallana gigas chromosome 5, xbMagGiga1.1, whole genome shotgun sequence genome encodes these proteins:
- the LOC105340523 gene encoding ferredoxin-fold anticodon-binding domain-containing protein 1, with translation MNRPFRGHLLLVGEGDFSLSVSLLSCLPRNLWGNITSTSFESDVTILKHKTAKDNIQLLREHGVNVFLNTDATNLLNHEEVKKKKYCKIVFNFPHAGGKSNHKKNRKLLKDFFCSAVEVLEEGGEVYVSLCRGQGGTPADRPRRKWHDSWQVVAMAACADLVLQEVVPFVAHSLSDYSSTGFRSQDKGFNTEGALTHIFVRTESIQIPDDSLQICHELNCLHNKYIMQKTSRKLHKEDGNPVCYLAKNLETELTEKLKFQSCDIDFLVSPNTLPCHCQTVKDSNISETIENLCDIDQSHGVPVKLLQKEPVLCTVQTIEEGPISLEGLPVMHCMMGSVPEPHVIKSEAICRLLSQVVSHVSKGDCELKIRGSKIYVCRNTDYIDVGKIFSHVEGNYSYELFFLNLDKLAVALFQLPNIRILWSLDSRVITSFHRMLTSDPPLVFPIFSLYPLVFSHDMSFWENAEQSFNEQEFLSVVREVCGDVVVCVELLDRFHSVELNKFSRCYRLQFQSFDRALSYNTSWRIQSCLRLCVANQMKVELR, from the exons ATGAACCGCCCTTTCCGTGGCCACTTGCTGTTGGTAGGTGAAGGCGATTTTTCTTTATCTGTGTCTCTTCTCTCATGTCTGCCACGAAATTTGTGGGGGAACATAACTTCCACGAGTTTTGAGTCTGATGTCACCATTCTGAAGCACAAGACCGCAAAAGACAACATCCAGTTGCTTAGAGAACACG GTGTCAACGTTTTCTTAAACACGGATGCAACAAACTTGTTGAATCATGAAgaagttaaaaagaaaaagtattgcaaaattgtattcaattttCCTCACGCAGGAGGCAAGTCCAACCACAAGAAAAACCGAAAGCTGCTGAAAGATTTCTTCTGCAG TGCTGTGGAGGTCCTTGAGGAGGGTGGGGAGGTTTATGTATCACTTTGTCGGGGCCAGGGAGGAACTCCCGCTGATCGGCCACGCAGGAAGTGGCATGACAGCTGGCAAGTCGTTGCCATGGCAGCCTGTGCTGACCTGGTTCTCCAAGAGGTTGTCCCGTTTGTTGCACACAGTCTGTCTGATTACTCCTCTACAGGGTTCAg GAGCCAAGACAAAGGATTCAACACAGAGGGAGCTCTCACCCACATCTTTGTCAGAACGGAGTCGATTCAGATCCCAGATGACTCTCTTCAAATCTGTCATGAACTTAATTGCCTCCATAATAAATACATAATGCAAAAAACTTCAAG AAAACTTCACAAAGAAGATGGCAATCCTGTGTGTTATCTCGCAAAGAACCTGGAAACAGAATTGACAGAGAAGCTGAAGTTCCAGTCATGTGACATTGACTTCCTTGTGTCCCCTAATACCTTGCCCTGCCATTGTCAGACAGTTAAAGACTCAAACATATCGGAGACTATAGAGAATCTGTGTGACATTGATCAGAGCCATGGTGTACCAGTAAAGCTTTTACAGAAGGAGCCAGTATTATGTACTGTCCAGACTATAGAGGAAGGACCGATCAGTCTAGAGGGTCTCCCAGTGATGCATTGCATGATGGGTAGTGTTCCAGAACCCCATGTCATAAAGAGTGAAGCCATCTGCAGATTGTTATCACAAGTTGTAAGCCATGTATCAAAAGGAGACTGTGAGCTTAAAATCAGAGGATCAAAAATTTATGTCTGTAGAAACACAGACTATATTGATgttggaaaaatattttctcaCGTTGAAGGAAACTATAGCTATGAACTGTTTTTTCTGAATCTTGACAAACTAGCAGTTGCACTTTTCCAGCTGCCAAATATTAGAATTCTGTGGTCACTTGACAGTCGCGTAATAACAAGTTTCCATAGAATGTTGACCTCTGACCCCCCATTGGTATTTCCTATATTCAGTCTCTACCCCTTAGTTTTCTCTCACGACATGAGTTTCTGGGAGAATGCTGAACAGTCGTTCAATGAACAGGAGTTTCTCTCAGTGGTTCGAGAAGTGTGTGGTGATGTGGTGGTTTGTGTGGAACTCCTTGACCGATTCCACAGCGTGGAGCTAAATAAATTCAGTCGCTGTTATCGTCTCCAGTTTCAGTCCTTTGACCGAGCTCTGAGTTACAATACATCCTGGAGAATTCAGAGTTGCCTCAGATTGTGTGTAGCCAACCAGATGAAAGTGGAACTTAGGTAG
- the LOC105340518 gene encoding glutamine and serine-rich protein 1 isoform X2, with protein sequence MDPNQWRNFNTPYGQPPGVGSSAELPRLELVTQQTVFSPGFGLPQGPPGLSIPSHHGAMVENPVHGAFGLPKVSLPTDFTGASMMRSTIGEPFSRSIPPQYTSDALKSSQEVERGLLNLMNSHPLSLDLSGPPPAHSGSTNQSISRNPLAAENLINHQPFSMKLQNQAEPLRISVPTSKVGYSEMRSPTSTLLYGLTSPGLEDRSHSETAFSAFSSTQTSKAEQFNSSHGMNYDPVSPVSDVGQQNDDFAHMDFQDLTQMDPSRNSMKLNQNSVIMQHINDPKSVSRDMGSDQNSYMSSHNFMHGSPSFHGNHGVSSPVHRSPHNVSPHIPSSRESPQVQPPSSSVSSPMVQTAPDPRTKSKKSNILMRSRSGDESSVGRSQLQDIPPIDCVDVPTSNQNYNLPGNYSYCAPKNHADSPQSLNSFSPQSYSPHMHQPMQGSYQNIQNGRHSSSSLGSNNSPVINDYTSLPQTVIGTQSSSVPLVSNSMESSLLNHVMNTTTSSMLSSNSLYTSSLSSSLPAPSVSSSNPMLMSSMQRPSVVDHQSSVNYTSNSGNSMKLTMGDSLEMQGLGMVGNSSYQAVSTESNMYTDMDNYSNRYDMNGPCLAYEENQRRTSTIDEDALSSLIGSHSAPGQYPTPQQPMQDQGPGLEEWSSLNNRMLPSSKTVAVKPEVDDEFAHLQKPPSTPAVNKQTQRTTSLFQNHTQNTKPSPPPVQKPEIKKNPNSGFLNSFLSFIQGKKPETLSSVNTSVVKRPELPKYIPEPPRPKAVQKDRKFDSDSTSPKASSVYSPSTSQASTIFSDEEESSNTNPSNKVQGIVQHIGEDGKPSLKMKISLGKGRGSESVKHKTELQRVTKRRNSKHTKKKRRDGSDDAYVMSSGNEDDFDEFSPESQIFEKPSHPEKSVPKRQLSSRKAKEKAQQKKKYVESDSDEETLGPIIPFTRKPPSEDEAYDSDRDPDWAPFAAETKKEPRAKATRGRRRKGSIRRSIEMESEDLEILRKRVKVITSVEQKPALTETKSEPPAPGRVFSLPVFRIGDFVIAKSDLNNFECFPIWRIDPGKMMKKYELFTDKGKILHMATCTYSSCLPKMDLDYIPVKVTTIRNERDGHIVEVHEADRPKPKLDSRLETEYEEDPLADMFNVYLQIFLSCALEPGFLMAILDSKEEFYLGPLNSIDDLIDKKLIEIDAKVQWKQKFKEALQSKPHIRELDRADLKLSCQACRFASEPALKSVHLFGQSYDHKTLVENKASLVDGSMEFLIGKTASLYVMPYHSLYHFKYNLSKRCQAKVDLLKQANSRLANPEILDKCLNNRVWVLKIFDDLKTLLEKG encoded by the exons ATGGACCCCAATCAGTGGAGGAATTTTAATACTCCATATGGACAGCCTCCTGGTGTGGGTTCCAGTGCTGAGCTTCCAAGACTGGAGTTAGTAACCCAACAGACTGTATTCAGTCCAG GATTTGGTTTACCTCAAGGACCACCAGGACTGTCGATTCCTTCTCATCATGGTGCAATGGTGGAGAATCCTGTTCATGGGGCATTTGGTCTGCCAAAGGTGTCTCTACCTACAGATTTTACTGGTGCTTCCATGATGAGATCTACTATAGGGGAGCCTTTCAGTCGCAGTATCCCACCACAGTACACATCAGATGCCTTAAAGTCCAGCCAGGAGGTTGAAAGAGGCCTGTTGAATTTAATGAACTCCCATCCGCTCTCTTTAGACCTTTCGGGACCACCTCCTGCTCACTCGGGGTCCACCAATCAGTCCATCTCTCGAAATCCATTGGCAGCTGAAAATCTCATCAATCATCAGCCATTCTCAATGAAACTACAAAACCAAGCGGAGCCTCTCAGAATATCTGTTCCCACGTCAAAGGTTGGTTACAGTGAGATGAGGAGTCCCACCAGTACGCTACTGTATGGCTTAACAAGCCCTGGCTTGGAGGACAGATCTCACTCCGAGACAGCATTCAGTGCATTTTCTTCAACACAAACGTCCAAGGCTGAACAGTTTAACTCCTCTCATGGCATGAACTATGATCCGGTGAGCCCTGTGTCAGATGTAGGGCAACAAAACGACGACTTTGCTCATATGGACTTCCAAGATCTAACTCAAATGGATCCTTCTAGAAactcaatgaaattaaatcagaACTCTGTAATAATGCAGCACATAAATGATCCTAAGTCTGTCTCACGAGATATGGGATCGGATCAGAATTCTTACATGTCCAGCCACAACTTCATGCATGGCTCTCCCTCATTTCATGGTAATCACGGTGTTTCCAGTCCTGTTCATCGCTCACCACACAATGTCAGTCCCCACATCCCTTCAAGCAGGGAGAGCCCCCAGGTACAACCCCCCTCATCCAGTGTATCATCACCCATGGTTCAGACAGCACCTGACCCCAGAACAAAAAGTAAGAAATCTAACATTCTCATGCGTAGCAGATCTGGGGATGAAAGCTCGGTGGGTAGAAGTCAGTTACAAGACATTCCGCCAATAGATTGTGTGGATGTGCCCACAAGTAATCAGAACTACAATTTACCAGGGAATTACTCTTATTGTGCCCCAAAGAACCATGCAGACAGCCCCCAGAGTCTTAACTCCTTCAGTCCCCAGTCTTATAGCCCCCACATGCATCAACCAATGCAAGGAAGCTATCAGAATATTCAAAATGGTCGACATTCGAGCTCTTCTCTAGGAAGCAACAACTCCCCTGTGATAAATGACTACACATCACTGCCACAAACAGTAATAGGAACGCAGAGTTCTTCTGTTCCATTAGTGTCTAACTCAATGGAGAGTTCATTGCTCAACCATGTGATGAATACTACTACCAGCTCTATGTTGTCATCTAATTCTCTTTATACTAGTAGCTTGTCCTCGTCTTTGCCTGCCCCAAGTGTCTCTTCATCAAATCCCATGCTTATGTCATCCATGCAGAGACCATCAGTTGTTGATCACCAGTCAAGTGTAAATTATACCTCAAATTCTGGGAATTCAATGAAGTTAACCATGGGTGATTCTTTAGAAATGCAGGGGTTAGGAATGGTCGGAAACAGCAGTTACCAAGCCGTGTCTACGGAAAGCAATATGTACACTGATATGGACAACTATAGCAATAGATATGATATGAATGGCCCTTGTTTGGCCTATGAGGAGAATCAGAGGAGAACGTCTACTATTGATGAGGATGCTTTGTCCAGCCTCATTGGGAGCCACTCTGCTCCTGGTCAGTATCCCACCCCTCAGCAACCCATGCAGGATCAGGGCCCAGGGCTAGAAGAGTGGAGCTCCTTAAACAATAGAATGCTACCCTCCTCTAAAACAGTAGCAGTCAAACCGGAGGTGGATGATGAATTTGCTCACCTTCAAAAACCCCCCAGCACACCTGCAGTCAACAAACAGACCCAGAGGACTACAAGTTTATTTCAGAACCACACACAAAACACAAAACCATCTCCACCCCCTGTGCAAAAACctgaaattaagaaaaaccCAAACTCTGGGTTTCTAAATTCTTTTCTAAGTTTTATTCAAGGAAAGAAACCAGAAACCTTATCAAGTGTAAATACTTCGGTTGTGAAAAGACCAGAACTGCCAAAATATATTCCGGAGCCACCAAGACCCAAAGCAGTGCAAAAAGACCGAAAGTTTGACAGTGATAGTACATCACCCAAAGCAAGCTCTGTGTACTCGCCATCTACTTCTCAGGCATCCACCATATTTTCCGATGAGGAGGAATCTAGCAATACAAACCCCAGTAACAAGGTACAGGGTATTGTACAGCATATCGGTGAAGATGGGAAACCCAgtctgaaaatgaaaatcagTTTGGGAAAGGGGCGGGGCTCGGAGAGTGTCAAACACAAAACTGAACTCCAGAGAGTGACCAAAAGGAGAAACTCTAAACACACAAAGAAGAAACGCAGAGATGGTTCAGATGATGCATATGTGATGTCCTCTGGAAAtgaagatgattttgatgaattttcaCCTGAATCACAGATTTTTGAAAAACCTTCTCATCCTGAAAAGTCTGTACCTAAAAGGCAGCTGTCTTCTCGGAAAGCCAAAGAAAAGGCGCAACAGAAGA AAAAGTATGTTGAGTCAGACAGTGATGAGGAGACACTGGGTCCCATCATACCGTTCACCAGGAAACCCCCGAGTGAAGACGAGGCATACGACTCGGACCGAGATCCAGACTGGGCGCCTTTTGCTGCA GAAACCAAAAAGGAACCAAGAGCAAAAGCAACCAGAGGAAGAAG GCGGAAGGGTTCCATTAGACGATCTATAGAGATGGAAAGTGAAGATCTTGAAATCTTAAGGAAAAGGGTAAAAGTGATCACCTCTGTTGAGCAAAAGCCTGCCTTAACAGAGACAAAGTCTGAACCTCCAGCTCCTGGTCGTGTGTTCAGCCTCCCGGTGTTCAGG aTAGGGGATTTTGTGATAGCCAAAAGTGacttaaacaattttgaatgttttccaaTATGGAGGATAGATCCAgggaaaatgatgaaaaagtaTGAGTTATTTACTGACAAAGGAAAGATCCTTCACATGGCAACATGCACT tacTCCAGTTGCTTGCCAAAGATGGACCTGGATTACATCCCAGTCAAAGTGACGACGATAAGGAATGAGAGAGATGGTCATATTGTGGAAGTGCATGAAGCTGATAGGCCAAAACCAAAACTAGATTCAAG GTTGGAGACGGAGTATGAGGAGGACCCACTGGCAGACATGTTCAATGTTTACCTCCAGATTTTCCTGAGCTGTGCCTTAGAACCTGGATTCCTGATGGCAATTCTGGACTCCAAAg AGGAATTTTATCTGGGACCTTTGAACAGTATTGATGACTTGATTGACAAGAAGTTAATTGAAATTGATGCAAAAGTCCAATGGAAACAAAAATTCAAG GAAGCTTTACAATCCAAACCTCACATCAGAGAACTGGATCGGGCAGACCTTAAGCTATCATGCcag gcatGTCGGTTTGCGAGTGAGCCTGCCTTAAAGTCTGTTCACTTGTTCGGACAATCTTACGATCACAAAACCCTGGTAGAGAACAAGGCCTCACTTGTAGATGGCAGCATG GAGTTCCTGATTGGAAAGACAGCCTCCCTGTATGTCATGCCCTACCACAGTCTGTATCATTTCAAGTACAACTTGTCCAAAAGATGTCAAGCCAAG GTAGACCTTTTAAAACAAGCAAACAGTAGGTTGGCAAATCCTGAGATTCTTGACAAGTGTCTCAACAACAGGGTGTGGGTGCTCAAG ATTTTTGATGATCTGAAAACTTTGCTGGAGAAAGGATGA
- the LOC105340518 gene encoding glutamine and serine-rich protein 1 isoform X1, whose amino-acid sequence MDPNQWRNFNTPYGQPPGVGSSAELPRLELVTQQTVFSPGFGLPQGPPGLSIPSHHGAMVENPVHGAFGLPKVSLPTDFTGASMMRSTIGEPFSRSIPPQYTSDALKSSQEVERGLLNLMNSHPLSLDLSGPPPAHSGSTNQSISRNPLAAENLINHQPFSMKLQNQAEPLRISVPTSKVGYSEMRSPTSTLLYGLTSPGLEDRSHSETAFSAFSSTQTSKAEQFNSSHGMNYDPVSPVSDVGQQNDDFAHMDFQDLTQMDPSRNSMKLNQNSVIMQHINDPKSVSRDMGSDQNSYMSSHNFMHGSPSFHGNHGVSSPVHRSPHNVSPHIPSSRESPQVQPPSSSVSSPMVQTAPDPRTKSKKSNILMRSRSGDESSVGRSQLQDIPPIDCVDVPTSNQNYNLPGNYSYCAPKNHADSPQSLNSFSPQSYSPHMHQPMQGSYQNIQNGRHSSSSLGSNNSPVINDYTSLPQTVIGTQSSSVPLVSNSMESSLLNHVMNTTTSSMLSSNSLYTSSLSSSLPAPSVSSSNPMLMSSMQRPSVVDHQSSVNYTSNSGNSMKLTMGDSLEMQGLGMVGNSSYQAVSTESNMYTDMDNYSNRYDMNGPCLAYEENQRRTSTIDEDALSSLIGSHSAPGQYPTPQQPMQDQGPGLEEWSSLNNRMLPSSKTVAVKPEVDDEFAHLQKPPSTPAVNKQTQRTTSLFQNHTQNTKPSPPPVQKPEIKKNPNSGFLNSFLSFIQGKKPETLSSVNTSVVKRPELPKYIPEPPRPKAVQKDRKFDSDSTSPKASSVYSPSTSQASTIFSDEEESSNTNPSNKVQGIVQHIGEDGKPSLKMKISLGKGRGSESVKHKTELQRVTKRRNSKHTKKKRRDGSDDAYVMSSGNEDDFDEFSPESQIFEKPSHPEKSVPKRQLSSRKAKEKAQQKKKYVESDSDEETLGPIIPFTRKPPSEDEAYDSDRDPDWAPFAAETKKEPRAKATRGRRRKGSIRRSIEMESEDLEILRKRVKVITSVEQKPALTETKSEPPAPGRVFSLPVFRIGDFVIAKSDLNNFECFPIWRIDPGKMMKKYELFTDKGKILHMATCTYSSCLPKMDLDYIPVKVTTIRNERDGHIVEVHEADRPKPKLDSRLETEYEEDPLADMFNVYLQIFLSCALEPGFLMAILDSKEEFYLGPLNSIDDLIDKKLIEIDAKVQWKQKFKEALQSKPHIRELDRADLKLSCQACRFASEPALKSVHLFGQSYDHKTLVENKASLVDGSMVRGTPQEDFFEFLIGKTASLYVMPYHSLYHFKYNLSKRCQAKVDLLKQANSRLANPEILDKCLNNRVWVLKIFDDLKTLLEKG is encoded by the exons ATGGACCCCAATCAGTGGAGGAATTTTAATACTCCATATGGACAGCCTCCTGGTGTGGGTTCCAGTGCTGAGCTTCCAAGACTGGAGTTAGTAACCCAACAGACTGTATTCAGTCCAG GATTTGGTTTACCTCAAGGACCACCAGGACTGTCGATTCCTTCTCATCATGGTGCAATGGTGGAGAATCCTGTTCATGGGGCATTTGGTCTGCCAAAGGTGTCTCTACCTACAGATTTTACTGGTGCTTCCATGATGAGATCTACTATAGGGGAGCCTTTCAGTCGCAGTATCCCACCACAGTACACATCAGATGCCTTAAAGTCCAGCCAGGAGGTTGAAAGAGGCCTGTTGAATTTAATGAACTCCCATCCGCTCTCTTTAGACCTTTCGGGACCACCTCCTGCTCACTCGGGGTCCACCAATCAGTCCATCTCTCGAAATCCATTGGCAGCTGAAAATCTCATCAATCATCAGCCATTCTCAATGAAACTACAAAACCAAGCGGAGCCTCTCAGAATATCTGTTCCCACGTCAAAGGTTGGTTACAGTGAGATGAGGAGTCCCACCAGTACGCTACTGTATGGCTTAACAAGCCCTGGCTTGGAGGACAGATCTCACTCCGAGACAGCATTCAGTGCATTTTCTTCAACACAAACGTCCAAGGCTGAACAGTTTAACTCCTCTCATGGCATGAACTATGATCCGGTGAGCCCTGTGTCAGATGTAGGGCAACAAAACGACGACTTTGCTCATATGGACTTCCAAGATCTAACTCAAATGGATCCTTCTAGAAactcaatgaaattaaatcagaACTCTGTAATAATGCAGCACATAAATGATCCTAAGTCTGTCTCACGAGATATGGGATCGGATCAGAATTCTTACATGTCCAGCCACAACTTCATGCATGGCTCTCCCTCATTTCATGGTAATCACGGTGTTTCCAGTCCTGTTCATCGCTCACCACACAATGTCAGTCCCCACATCCCTTCAAGCAGGGAGAGCCCCCAGGTACAACCCCCCTCATCCAGTGTATCATCACCCATGGTTCAGACAGCACCTGACCCCAGAACAAAAAGTAAGAAATCTAACATTCTCATGCGTAGCAGATCTGGGGATGAAAGCTCGGTGGGTAGAAGTCAGTTACAAGACATTCCGCCAATAGATTGTGTGGATGTGCCCACAAGTAATCAGAACTACAATTTACCAGGGAATTACTCTTATTGTGCCCCAAAGAACCATGCAGACAGCCCCCAGAGTCTTAACTCCTTCAGTCCCCAGTCTTATAGCCCCCACATGCATCAACCAATGCAAGGAAGCTATCAGAATATTCAAAATGGTCGACATTCGAGCTCTTCTCTAGGAAGCAACAACTCCCCTGTGATAAATGACTACACATCACTGCCACAAACAGTAATAGGAACGCAGAGTTCTTCTGTTCCATTAGTGTCTAACTCAATGGAGAGTTCATTGCTCAACCATGTGATGAATACTACTACCAGCTCTATGTTGTCATCTAATTCTCTTTATACTAGTAGCTTGTCCTCGTCTTTGCCTGCCCCAAGTGTCTCTTCATCAAATCCCATGCTTATGTCATCCATGCAGAGACCATCAGTTGTTGATCACCAGTCAAGTGTAAATTATACCTCAAATTCTGGGAATTCAATGAAGTTAACCATGGGTGATTCTTTAGAAATGCAGGGGTTAGGAATGGTCGGAAACAGCAGTTACCAAGCCGTGTCTACGGAAAGCAATATGTACACTGATATGGACAACTATAGCAATAGATATGATATGAATGGCCCTTGTTTGGCCTATGAGGAGAATCAGAGGAGAACGTCTACTATTGATGAGGATGCTTTGTCCAGCCTCATTGGGAGCCACTCTGCTCCTGGTCAGTATCCCACCCCTCAGCAACCCATGCAGGATCAGGGCCCAGGGCTAGAAGAGTGGAGCTCCTTAAACAATAGAATGCTACCCTCCTCTAAAACAGTAGCAGTCAAACCGGAGGTGGATGATGAATTTGCTCACCTTCAAAAACCCCCCAGCACACCTGCAGTCAACAAACAGACCCAGAGGACTACAAGTTTATTTCAGAACCACACACAAAACACAAAACCATCTCCACCCCCTGTGCAAAAACctgaaattaagaaaaaccCAAACTCTGGGTTTCTAAATTCTTTTCTAAGTTTTATTCAAGGAAAGAAACCAGAAACCTTATCAAGTGTAAATACTTCGGTTGTGAAAAGACCAGAACTGCCAAAATATATTCCGGAGCCACCAAGACCCAAAGCAGTGCAAAAAGACCGAAAGTTTGACAGTGATAGTACATCACCCAAAGCAAGCTCTGTGTACTCGCCATCTACTTCTCAGGCATCCACCATATTTTCCGATGAGGAGGAATCTAGCAATACAAACCCCAGTAACAAGGTACAGGGTATTGTACAGCATATCGGTGAAGATGGGAAACCCAgtctgaaaatgaaaatcagTTTGGGAAAGGGGCGGGGCTCGGAGAGTGTCAAACACAAAACTGAACTCCAGAGAGTGACCAAAAGGAGAAACTCTAAACACACAAAGAAGAAACGCAGAGATGGTTCAGATGATGCATATGTGATGTCCTCTGGAAAtgaagatgattttgatgaattttcaCCTGAATCACAGATTTTTGAAAAACCTTCTCATCCTGAAAAGTCTGTACCTAAAAGGCAGCTGTCTTCTCGGAAAGCCAAAGAAAAGGCGCAACAGAAGA AAAAGTATGTTGAGTCAGACAGTGATGAGGAGACACTGGGTCCCATCATACCGTTCACCAGGAAACCCCCGAGTGAAGACGAGGCATACGACTCGGACCGAGATCCAGACTGGGCGCCTTTTGCTGCA GAAACCAAAAAGGAACCAAGAGCAAAAGCAACCAGAGGAAGAAG GCGGAAGGGTTCCATTAGACGATCTATAGAGATGGAAAGTGAAGATCTTGAAATCTTAAGGAAAAGGGTAAAAGTGATCACCTCTGTTGAGCAAAAGCCTGCCTTAACAGAGACAAAGTCTGAACCTCCAGCTCCTGGTCGTGTGTTCAGCCTCCCGGTGTTCAGG aTAGGGGATTTTGTGATAGCCAAAAGTGacttaaacaattttgaatgttttccaaTATGGAGGATAGATCCAgggaaaatgatgaaaaagtaTGAGTTATTTACTGACAAAGGAAAGATCCTTCACATGGCAACATGCACT tacTCCAGTTGCTTGCCAAAGATGGACCTGGATTACATCCCAGTCAAAGTGACGACGATAAGGAATGAGAGAGATGGTCATATTGTGGAAGTGCATGAAGCTGATAGGCCAAAACCAAAACTAGATTCAAG GTTGGAGACGGAGTATGAGGAGGACCCACTGGCAGACATGTTCAATGTTTACCTCCAGATTTTCCTGAGCTGTGCCTTAGAACCTGGATTCCTGATGGCAATTCTGGACTCCAAAg AGGAATTTTATCTGGGACCTTTGAACAGTATTGATGACTTGATTGACAAGAAGTTAATTGAAATTGATGCAAAAGTCCAATGGAAACAAAAATTCAAG GAAGCTTTACAATCCAAACCTCACATCAGAGAACTGGATCGGGCAGACCTTAAGCTATCATGCcag gcatGTCGGTTTGCGAGTGAGCCTGCCTTAAAGTCTGTTCACTTGTTCGGACAATCTTACGATCACAAAACCCTGGTAGAGAACAAGGCCTCACTTGTAGATGGCAGCATGGTAAGAGGAACACCTCAAGAAGATTTCTTT GAGTTCCTGATTGGAAAGACAGCCTCCCTGTATGTCATGCCCTACCACAGTCTGTATCATTTCAAGTACAACTTGTCCAAAAGATGTCAAGCCAAG GTAGACCTTTTAAAACAAGCAAACAGTAGGTTGGCAAATCCTGAGATTCTTGACAAGTGTCTCAACAACAGGGTGTGGGTGCTCAAG ATTTTTGATGATCTGAAAACTTTGCTGGAGAAAGGATGA